The DNA window CTTCCAATACATTTTTAGCTGTACATTATTAGTATTactatgatgattattatttttaggcCAAACTTTACTATGTATTACTACAcatttttattcttgttatttgcGTATAGTAGGTAATGAATCCGAAGTCTGCACATTAAAAGGAAATTAGGTTACTTCTGCATTGGTaaagagtgaataaataaataaaaagtaaatttttgaCAAAATTTAAGTGCAATAAATGTAATGGAATACTGAAAGCGAAAACAAATGCTGCATTGGCATTTGCATTTCTAAatggtatttaaaaatgtaatatgatgtccttttaaacaattttcagtaattacaaagaaatagtaagtaacattgaattttgaagtagaaaaactgaaatggtattttcGTGTACAACACACAATTATCTTTATAAACAacttagaaaataatatttaactatGTATGTAAGGGACCTAAAGTTTCCGAGCACCAGGTGTTTGCGGCATTAGCCCCAAACCCTCATGGATTTAGGATTCAATAGGTCACTGTATATAAATCTCAGTCTAATCCTGTTTACCGACTCATCCACCACATTAACCTCAGAAAAGCAGTTCAGATTAGTTTTCCATTTAAAAGCATTTCTgatcatatatttttgttttgttgtacttTAAATTGTACCTTTATAAATAAGGAGTTCACTTACCATACATTTCCTATCATCTACACCAACCAAATCCTCCTCGAACTCCTTTCCAACATCAAACTCCATATGGTAGTTCCTAAAGGTGGTGAGAGTCTTGATATTAAAATGATCACCATTCTGAACAACCTCCTTATCAAAGATGAGATAGCTGGCAATTTTTCTGATGACAACATTCACATCTGTAAGTTGAATACATATAAAATCGGTCAACCATAGCCATATATGGTGCATGAAccaattttttatttcacataatagAATCAGGTCTGCTAAAACGTATCTCTTGAGTacaaaatacagatttatttatctTACTCTGACTGTTTGCAACAGAATATATTCTGTAACATCTCACATCCCTTGTTTAGCATAGAAAATGAATTTCACAGcagttaatgaataaataaatggaaaatgaaGTATCAGCCTACCTAGTGCTTCCATGTATTCATCAAAGTTTTCATTACTTGTCATTTTCCAGTATCCATTCATGTCTACCGGAGACatatttgcttctttttttgCGTTTGTCCTATGCACTGATGTTTCAACATCAAGGTGCAGCCCGGCATCTCAAATCACAGGGCACGTTCTAATCCTAAAGCCAATTAACGCCTTTGGATTATCACAAAGAGCATTTACATGTGGTAGAACTTCtgctgtggatttttttttttttttttttttttttttttgatcagagCTCTGTCCCCGGGAGTGAATTGCAATGCATGATGCTTCTCATAAACTCATGTCAGTCAACCATGTGAACAGACAGATGTGTCAGTTTGTAATTGTTTTGATTCTCAGTCTGTCAGCAGCACAACAGTCAAAGCAACCATCACAATGCTGTCAAACAGCGTTCCATTTATGCCTACAGACTCCAGAGAGAGATAGAAGGAGAGAGAATTGATCACTGCACAAACAGGAGGTGAAGAGCTGTCAGTAATGAGGCCAGTCTTGAGACGTATTCCTGACTATAAATTACTCCGAAGTGTTTACAGTGAAGTGCAAAATAAAAGATACAGAACTGTCATGATGAGCTTCTtgagatgtttacattttttggatCATGGCTTATTGCATCTTTCATAAACCACAATAGAGTGCCTTTGACAACTGAACCAGTCACAAATAAAGTAGtagtaatattatattacagGTGCTCATCtcattaaaaagttgatttatttcactaaatcCATTCAAAAACGGAaacgtgtatattatattcattcatcacacacagactgatatatttcaaatgtttatttcttttaattttgataattataactaactaaggaaaatcccaaattaagtatctcagaaaattagaatattacttaagacgaatacaaagaaaggatttttagatatCTTGgcaaactgaaaagtatgaacatgaaaagtatgagcatgtacagcacgt is part of the Carassius auratus strain Wakin chromosome 27, ASM336829v1, whole genome shotgun sequence genome and encodes:
- the LOC113044962 gene encoding retinol-binding protein 1-like, encoding MSPVDMNGYWKMTSNENFDEYMEALDVNVVIRKIASYLIFDKEVVQNGDHFNIKTLTTFRNYHMEFDVGKEFEEDLVGVDDRKCMTTVNWEGDKLVCVQKGEKEGRGWTQWVKGDELHVEMRVCGVVCKQVFKKQVRD